One genomic segment of Paenibacillus sp. FSL H8-0332 includes these proteins:
- a CDS encoding aminotransferase class I/II-fold pyridoxal phosphate-dependent enzyme — protein MSRDNAFIINPRLQEIPPSGIRAFFDLAAGNNDIISLGVGEPDFATPAQVRAACIRALDRGETGYTSNSGLPELREEIAGYMQTGFGLRYDPADEILVTVGSSEAVDLALRAFIAPGDEVLIPAPGYVAYAPIAYLNGGALAPVETKAEEGFKLTAEALRKAVTPRTKLLIVNFPSNPTGAVMTYEDWLPVAEVVKEHGLIVISDEIYAELTYDSKHVSIASLPGMQERTVVISGFSKAFAMTGWRVGYACGNRELLSAMLKIHQYTAMCAPLPGQIAAVEALRSALPDMERMKACFKERRSLIVEGLRSAGLSCHMPQGAFYAFASISRTGLGSEEFAMRLLQEAGVAVVPGHVFGAGGEGYIRCSYAASTAKLTEALERLEDFTKVTMLHSVAGKNVIVR, from the coding sequence ATGAGTAGGGACAATGCCTTCATTATTAATCCACGCTTACAAGAGATTCCGCCTTCGGGCATCCGGGCTTTTTTTGATCTGGCTGCGGGTAACAACGATATTATATCACTCGGAGTAGGCGAGCCGGACTTCGCAACACCCGCGCAAGTTAGAGCTGCCTGCATCCGTGCGCTGGATCGCGGGGAGACGGGGTACACCTCTAACAGCGGACTGCCGGAGCTGCGGGAGGAGATTGCGGGCTATATGCAGACCGGCTTCGGATTGCGTTACGATCCTGCGGATGAGATTCTGGTCACGGTGGGCAGCAGTGAAGCGGTGGATCTGGCGCTGCGTGCCTTCATTGCTCCGGGCGACGAGGTGCTGATTCCTGCTCCTGGATATGTTGCCTATGCGCCTATTGCCTACCTGAACGGTGGGGCGCTGGCACCGGTGGAGACAAAGGCGGAGGAAGGTTTTAAGCTCACTGCCGAAGCTCTGCGTAAGGCGGTAACGCCGCGCACGAAGCTGCTGATCGTGAATTTTCCAAGCAATCCTACGGGGGCGGTCATGACTTATGAGGACTGGCTGCCGGTGGCTGAAGTGGTGAAGGAGCATGGCCTGATTGTCATTTCCGATGAGATCTATGCCGAGCTGACCTACGACAGCAAGCATGTAAGCATCGCCTCCCTGCCCGGGATGCAGGAGCGGACGGTGGTGATCAGCGGGTTCTCGAAGGCTTTTGCCATGACGGGCTGGCGGGTGGGCTATGCCTGCGGGAACCGTGAACTGCTCTCGGCGATGCTCAAAATCCATCAATACACCGCCATGTGCGCACCTCTGCCGGGACAGATTGCTGCGGTCGAGGCGCTGCGCAGTGCGCTCCCGGATATGGAGCGGATGAAGGCGTGCTTCAAGGAACGCCGCTCGCTGATCGTGGAGGGCCTGCGGTCCGCCGGATTGTCCTGCCATATGCCGCAAGGGGCCTTCTATGCCTTCGCTTCGATCAGCCGCACCGGGCTCGGGTCAGAAGAGTTCGCCATGCGCCTGCTGCAGGAGGCAGGGGTTGCCGTGGTGCCGGGCCATGTGTTCGGAGCTGGAGGGGAAGGCTATATCCGCTGCTCCTACGCCGCTTCTACGGCGAAGCTGACCGAAGCGCTGGAGCGGCTGGAAGACTTCACGAAGGTGACAATGCTGCATAGTGTTGCAGGTAAAAATGTAATTGTAAGATGA
- the cobT gene encoding nicotinate-nucleotide--dimethylbenzimidazole phosphoribosyltransferase, translated as MISAIQEVTGRIAPPDEKATLRAVLRLNSLTKPPGSLGRLEALAVRLAGISKVEQPCYSKRTVVVMAADHGVCCEGVSAFPQEVTMQMAYNFLSGGAAVNVLARQGGAEVQFVDIGINGDIDHPQLINRKVRRGTDNMAAGPAMSREDALRAILAGIHVAQEAVKNGTEIFITGEMGIGNTTASAAVLCALEGIPAETAAGRGTGINDERLQHKISVIERALQVNNPDPTDPVDVLAKVGGLEIAGLAGLILGAAALRIPVILDGFISGAAALIARALAPESTAYMIASHVSGEQGHKLMLDRLGLEALIDMGLRLGEGTGGALCLHFIEAVCRIMREMATFESAGVSGSESV; from the coding sequence ATGATCTCAGCCATTCAAGAAGTAACCGGACGGATCGCCCCGCCTGACGAAAAAGCTACACTGCGCGCGGTGCTCCGCCTGAACAGTCTGACCAAGCCGCCCGGAAGCCTCGGGCGGCTGGAGGCGCTGGCTGTCCGGCTGGCCGGAATCTCCAAAGTAGAGCAGCCCTGCTACAGCAAACGAACGGTAGTGGTTATGGCCGCAGACCATGGGGTCTGCTGTGAAGGCGTCAGTGCTTTTCCGCAGGAGGTGACCATGCAGATGGCCTATAACTTCCTCAGCGGCGGGGCGGCGGTGAATGTGCTGGCCCGCCAGGGCGGTGCTGAGGTGCAGTTCGTGGACATCGGGATCAATGGTGATATCGACCACCCGCAGCTGATTAACCGCAAGGTCCGCCGGGGCACAGATAATATGGCAGCAGGTCCGGCGATGAGCCGGGAGGATGCGCTGCGCGCGATTCTGGCCGGAATTCATGTGGCGCAGGAGGCAGTGAAGAACGGAACGGAGATTTTTATTACCGGGGAGATGGGCATCGGGAATACGACAGCCAGTGCGGCGGTTCTGTGCGCACTCGAAGGCATTCCGGCAGAGACGGCGGCAGGACGGGGGACAGGCATTAACGATGAGCGGCTTCAGCACAAAATCTCGGTAATCGAACGTGCCCTCCAGGTGAATAACCCCGACCCTACAGATCCGGTTGATGTGCTCGCCAAGGTCGGGGGGCTTGAGATTGCCGGGCTGGCCGGGCTGATTCTCGGTGCGGCGGCCCTGAGGATTCCGGTCATTCTGGACGGCTTCATCTCCGGGGCGGCTGCCCTGATCGCCCGGGCACTGGCACCGGAATCCACAGCGTATATGATCGCTTCCCATGTCTCTGGTGAGCAGGGGCATAAGCTGATGCTGGACCGCCTCGGTCTGGAAGCGCTGATTGATATGGGCCTGCGGCTGGGTGAAGGCACCGGGGGCGCGCTGTGTCTGCATTTCATCGAAGCGGTCTGCCGGATTATGCGTGAGATGGCAACCTTCGAGAGTGCGGGTGTCTCCGGCTCGGAGAGCGTATGA
- the cobU gene encoding bifunctional adenosylcobinamide kinase/adenosylcobinamide-phosphate guanylyltransferase — MSILVTGGARSGKSGFAERLTRKLADSQQAVYVATGQAFDEEMEARIALHRQQRQADGFQWETLEEPLKLAALLGRLSGSGQTVLVDCLTLWLSNQLLAVEERSDRKELVEAAIAELEQAVSGFAGTLILVTNEVGGGIVPEYALGRLYRDLAGRMNARLAARCGQVFLVTAGIPVELRSREYLL; from the coding sequence ATGAGCATTCTGGTCACGGGCGGGGCACGCAGCGGCAAAAGCGGCTTCGCCGAGCGTCTGACCCGCAAGCTGGCTGACTCGCAGCAGGCGGTCTATGTGGCGACTGGACAGGCTTTTGATGAGGAGATGGAGGCGAGGATTGCCTTGCACCGGCAGCAGCGGCAGGCGGACGGCTTCCAGTGGGAGACGCTGGAGGAGCCGCTTAAGCTCGCAGCACTGCTGGGGCGGCTCTCCGGCAGTGGCCAGACTGTGCTGGTGGACTGCCTGACGCTCTGGCTGTCGAATCAGCTGCTGGCTGTGGAGGAGCGAAGTGACAGGAAGGAATTAGTAGAGGCTGCAATTGCCGAACTGGAGCAGGCTGTCTCCGGCTTCGCGGGCACGCTGATTCTGGTTACGAATGAAGTGGGCGGCGGTATTGTGCCGGAATATGCGCTGGGGCGGCTGTACCGTGATCTGGCGGGAAGAATGAACGCCAGGCTGGCTGCCCGGTGCGGACAGGTCTTTCTCGTTACCGCCGGAATCCCGGTTGAGCTGAGAAGCCGGGAGTATCTCCTGTGA
- the cobS gene encoding adenosylcobinamide-GDP ribazoletransferase, translating into MSARGNAAAAFQFLTRFPVRTKEDFSPELLRASVVYYPLVGAAIGLSTALGAAAAGWLLPAWPAAVITLILWVGLTGGLHLDGWMDSADALLSYRSRERMLEIMKDSRVGAMGVLACVLLLLLKASLLAAWLEGGSFSLLPLLLLPPVWGRWYMVRAMARYPLARGNEGLAATFGGLPARQERRAGLSAALLTLAAAAAPLALGAGSGAWPLLAAAAILAPLAAAACGRLAARRINSRLGGLTGDVYGALGELLETVVLLVLVLVQHNLP; encoded by the coding sequence GTGAGTGCGCGGGGAAATGCTGCGGCCGCGTTTCAGTTCCTGACGCGGTTTCCGGTCCGCACCAAGGAAGACTTCTCGCCGGAGCTGCTGCGCGCGAGCGTGGTCTATTATCCGCTCGTCGGGGCAGCCATCGGCCTTAGCACCGCACTGGGCGCCGCCGCAGCAGGCTGGTTGCTGCCGGCCTGGCCTGCCGCTGTAATCACCCTCATCCTGTGGGTGGGGCTGACCGGCGGGCTGCACTTGGACGGCTGGATGGACAGCGCCGACGCGCTGCTCAGCTACCGCTCCAGGGAGCGGATGCTGGAGATCATGAAAGACAGCCGTGTCGGCGCTATGGGCGTGCTGGCCTGCGTGCTGCTCCTGCTGCTGAAGGCCTCGCTGCTGGCGGCATGGCTCGAAGGCGGCAGCTTCAGCCTGCTGCCGCTGCTCCTGCTGCCGCCGGTCTGGGGCCGCTGGTACATGGTGCGGGCGATGGCCCGCTATCCCCTGGCCCGCGGCAATGAAGGGCTGGCCGCCACCTTCGGCGGGCTGCCTGCCCGGCAGGAGCGGCGCGCGGGCCTTAGCGCCGCGCTGCTGACGTTGGCCGCTGCCGCTGCGCCTCTGGCGCTGGGCGCGGGCAGCGGGGCCTGGCCGCTGCTGGCGGCTGCGGCCATCCTGGCGCCGCTGGCTGCGGCGGCCTGCGGCAGGCTCGCTGCGCGGCGGATCAACAGCCGGCTCGGCGGGCTCACCGGCGACGTCTACGGCGCGCTGGGCGAGCTGCTGGAGACGGTGGTCCTGCTTGTGCTGGTACTGGTTCAGCACAACCTGCCTTAG
- a CDS encoding cobyric acid synthase, whose protein sequence is MIQGTASDVGKSLVTAAIGRIMTRDGYRTAPFKSQNMALNSYVTADGKEIGRAQGMQAEAFGITATSDMNPILLKPSGEMSAQIVVHGVPHAALSAREYREKFLPEAKGTVMDALGRLREDYDIVLMEGAGSPAEINLKSRDIVNMNLAGWADAPVLLVADIDRGGVFAFIVGTLELLEPHERARVKGFIINKFRGDVSLLQPGLDWLEERTGIPVLGVLPFLPQLRIEAEDSVVLEGTSGRQREESAKELDIAVIRYPRISNFTDFDPLEEEPDATVRYVQSADELGTPDVIILPGTKNTAADLQYLREQGFPAAIELALERGTQQLAGICGGYQMLGLKLLDPYAVESAEPGESEGLGYLPLSTAFLQHKTTVRVSGGLAADHPLRLSAAATGVTPEALPVAGYEIHMGTTTNHDPSSVISLFTLAGPEGNAVPEGWGTRDGRVWGSYLHGLFHNDGLRRNWLNGLRISKGLAPLTATFSAAALREQEFDRLADAVESHLNMEAVYAIMGLPGGGE, encoded by the coding sequence ATGATCCAGGGGACCGCCTCCGATGTCGGCAAAAGCCTGGTCACCGCCGCCATCGGGCGGATTATGACCCGGGACGGCTACCGGACCGCCCCGTTCAAGTCGCAGAATATGGCGCTGAATTCATATGTCACAGCGGACGGCAAGGAAATCGGCCGTGCCCAGGGGATGCAGGCGGAAGCATTCGGCATTACGGCTACCAGCGATATGAATCCGATTCTGCTGAAGCCCTCCGGGGAGATGAGTGCGCAGATTGTTGTGCACGGGGTGCCGCATGCCGCGCTCAGCGCAAGGGAATACCGCGAGAAGTTCCTCCCCGAAGCCAAAGGCACCGTAATGGATGCGCTCGGACGGCTGCGGGAGGATTATGATATTGTGCTGATGGAAGGCGCGGGCAGTCCGGCGGAGATCAACCTCAAGAGCCGGGATATCGTCAATATGAATCTGGCCGGATGGGCGGATGCACCCGTGCTGCTGGTCGCCGACATTGACCGGGGCGGGGTCTTCGCCTTCATCGTCGGTACCCTGGAGCTGCTGGAACCGCATGAACGCGCCCGGGTCAAGGGCTTCATCATCAATAAATTCCGTGGGGATGTCTCCCTGTTGCAGCCCGGACTGGACTGGCTGGAAGAGCGTACAGGCATACCGGTGCTGGGGGTGCTGCCGTTCCTGCCGCAGCTGCGGATTGAGGCGGAGGATTCCGTAGTACTGGAAGGAACGTCCGGCCGTCAACGGGAGGAGTCCGCGAAGGAGCTTGATATCGCGGTCATCCGTTATCCACGGATCTCCAACTTCACCGATTTCGATCCGCTGGAGGAGGAGCCGGATGCTACTGTGCGTTATGTGCAGTCAGCCGATGAGCTTGGAACACCGGATGTCATTATCCTGCCGGGCACGAAAAACACCGCTGCTGACCTGCAATATCTGCGCGAGCAGGGGTTCCCGGCAGCAATCGAGCTTGCGCTGGAGCGGGGAACGCAACAGCTTGCCGGGATCTGCGGCGGGTATCAGATGCTGGGCTTGAAGCTGCTTGATCCCTATGCCGTAGAGAGTGCGGAGCCGGGGGAGAGCGAGGGGCTGGGATATCTGCCGCTCTCGACGGCTTTTCTCCAGCACAAGACTACGGTGCGGGTGAGCGGCGGACTGGCTGCGGATCACCCCCTGCGCTTAAGCGCCGCAGCCACCGGCGTAACACCTGAAGCATTGCCTGTTGCCGGGTATGAGATACATATGGGAACAACTACGAACCACGATCCATCTTCTGTAATCAGCCTGTTTACACTGGCCGGACCGGAAGGGAATGCTGTGCCGGAGGGCTGGGGGACACGGGACGGCAGAGTCTGGGGCAGCTATCTGCACGGACTGTTCCATAACGACGGGCTGCGCCGGAACTGGCTGAACGGACTGCGCATTTCCAAGGGACTGGCACCGCTAACCGCCACCTTCTCGGCTGCTGCACTCCGTGAGCAGGAATTCGACCGGCTGGCAGATGCTGTAGAGTCCCATTTGAATATGGAGGCGGTATATGCAATCATGGGCCTGCCGGGAGGGGGAGAATAG
- a CDS encoding YnfA family protein, with amino-acid sequence MLLAVLLFVVAGLAEIGGGYLVWLWLRESRPLWYGLAGSVILIGYGIIPTLQKFPSFGRVYAAYGGVFIVLAVLWGWLVDRKTPDLYDWIGAGICVIGVSVILWAPRH; translated from the coding sequence ATGCTGCTTGCCGTGCTGCTGTTTGTCGTAGCTGGTCTCGCTGAGATCGGCGGCGGATACCTCGTCTGGCTCTGGCTGCGGGAATCGCGCCCGTTATGGTATGGATTAGCAGGCTCGGTTATCCTGATCGGTTATGGTATAATCCCGACCTTGCAGAAGTTTCCTTCATTCGGCCGGGTATACGCTGCTTATGGCGGAGTATTCATCGTCCTGGCTGTACTGTGGGGCTGGCTGGTGGACCGCAAGACGCCGGATCTCTACGACTGGATCGGAGCCGGCATCTGCGTCATCGGGGTATCCGTCATTTTATGGGCACCAAGACACTGA
- a CDS encoding methyl-accepting chemotaxis protein, translating to MSISFYIISIGTIKSYVIPQIDKSLTAAAQDAYKNLNATSAQQTLNKNEQARTNVEFYLEDKRKKLDVDTIFLINLKDGQATVLTADHGAKLKPDEAIEVSPAMEQASKGKTGLSEIYSDSHGIHKSAYVGVPGTTMIVAASADMDFVQDKMSSILWTSAGITLLALVIGVTAAGFMSRRITRPITKLAAYSNKLAGGDFTEALTLGGTDEVGQLSESFRIMSERLKEMIGHVLDTSGTVVADSNDLKTRVQILNEMAEHSAASVEEIGKGSTMIASSAMDNSRAMDEINMGIQHIASAAGEVTEQISEASTEAQSGNDIAQSAVEQMRQVEQASEQSLEQFRLMNERSLMIGEVVQGITEITKQIQMLSLNASIEAARAGEHGRGFAVVAGEVRKLSEQSKESNEQIREFLLSLQADMNQSVSEMNHVNAEVASGMNKVVEAGNAFNHLLILIQSINQSIQSVSAATQQISAGTEEVSASVEETAQITAKSQQNADTLADNSARQHEELEGHALTVEHLYQQAVKLQKAAQQFKI from the coding sequence TTGAGTATCAGCTTCTACATTATATCTATCGGTACCATTAAGAGCTATGTCATTCCGCAGATCGACAAGTCTCTGACTGCTGCCGCCCAGGATGCCTATAAGAACCTGAATGCAACCAGTGCGCAGCAGACCCTGAACAAGAATGAGCAGGCCAGGACCAATGTCGAATTCTATCTGGAGGATAAGCGTAAAAAACTGGATGTGGATACTATCTTCCTCATCAATCTGAAGGATGGCCAGGCCACTGTCCTGACCGCAGATCATGGCGCCAAGCTCAAACCGGATGAAGCGATAGAAGTATCGCCTGCCATGGAGCAAGCCTCCAAAGGTAAGACCGGACTTAGTGAAATTTATAGTGATAGCCACGGTATACATAAAAGTGCTTATGTAGGTGTTCCCGGAACGACCATGATTGTGGCCGCAAGCGCCGATATGGACTTCGTCCAAGACAAGATGAGCAGCATCCTGTGGACAAGCGCAGGAATTACTCTGCTGGCGCTGGTGATAGGGGTCACTGCCGCAGGCTTCATGAGCCGCAGAATTACCCGCCCGATCACTAAGCTTGCAGCCTACAGCAACAAGCTGGCGGGCGGCGACTTCACCGAAGCGCTCACCCTGGGGGGTACCGATGAAGTTGGACAGCTCTCCGAAAGCTTCCGCATCATGAGTGAGCGGCTGAAGGAGATGATCGGACATGTGCTGGATACCTCCGGGACAGTAGTGGCCGATTCCAATGATCTGAAGACGCGTGTCCAGATCCTGAATGAGATGGCTGAACATTCGGCGGCCTCTGTGGAAGAGATCGGCAAGGGCAGCACCATGATTGCCAGCAGCGCGATGGATAACTCTCGGGCCATGGATGAGATCAATATGGGCATTCAGCATATTGCCTCCGCCGCCGGTGAGGTCACCGAGCAGATCAGCGAGGCTTCCACCGAAGCCCAGAGCGGCAACGACATTGCCCAGAGTGCAGTGGAGCAGATGCGCCAGGTAGAGCAGGCCTCCGAACAGTCGCTGGAGCAGTTCCGCTTGATGAACGAACGCTCGCTGATGATCGGTGAGGTCGTGCAGGGGATTACCGAGATTACCAAGCAGATTCAGATGCTGTCGCTTAATGCTTCCATTGAGGCCGCCCGTGCCGGGGAGCATGGCCGCGGATTCGCTGTTGTGGCCGGTGAAGTGCGTAAGCTGTCCGAGCAGTCCAAGGAATCCAATGAGCAGATCCGTGAATTCCTGCTGAGTCTGCAGGCGGATATGAACCAGTCCGTATCCGAAATGAACCATGTCAACGCCGAAGTGGCTTCCGGGATGAACAAGGTGGTCGAAGCCGGTAATGCCTTCAACCATCTGCTGATCCTCATTCAGAGCATCAATCAGAGCATCCAGTCCGTCTCTGCCGCCACTCAGCAGATCTCGGCAGGCACCGAGGAAGTCAGTGCCTCTGTAGAAGAAACGGCGCAGATTACTGCCAAGTCGCAGCAGAACGCAGACACACTTGCCGACAACTCGGCACGCCAGCACGAGGAGCTGGAAGGCCACGCCCTGACCGTCGAGCACCTCTACCAGCAGGCCGTGAAGCTGCAAAAGGCTGCTCAGCAGTTTAAGATTTGA
- a CDS encoding queuosine precursor transporter has translation MFNLLWGVCFVVVNFVFFLLCYRLFGKKGLYAWVGMATVVANIQVAKTIAMPFDIVMTLGNTMYVTLYMTSDLLNERYGRAEARSAVWFGFFTLLMTTVIMQMVLVFKPQETDIAQSALQTIFGLMPRLALGSLTAYFISQFLDVRLYAWIRKYYGSSKQLWIRSNGSTMISSFVDTLIFCTIAFAGTYDMKVWTEILLTTYLSKFILTAAGTPVLYLGRSFKFAEEEHKPVIRE, from the coding sequence ATGTTTAACTTGTTGTGGGGCGTTTGTTTTGTTGTCGTTAATTTTGTGTTTTTTCTGCTGTGCTACCGCTTATTCGGTAAAAAAGGGCTCTACGCCTGGGTCGGCATGGCTACTGTAGTCGCTAATATCCAGGTAGCCAAGACGATTGCGATGCCGTTCGATATAGTGATGACGCTGGGCAATACGATGTATGTCACGCTCTATATGACCAGTGACCTGCTCAATGAGCGGTACGGCCGGGCTGAAGCCCGGAGTGCTGTGTGGTTCGGCTTCTTCACGCTGCTGATGACTACCGTCATTATGCAGATGGTGCTGGTGTTCAAGCCGCAGGAGACGGACATTGCCCAATCCGCGCTGCAGACGATATTCGGCCTGATGCCGAGACTGGCGTTGGGCAGTCTGACCGCTTATTTTATCAGCCAGTTCCTGGATGTACGGCTCTACGCCTGGATCCGGAAGTATTACGGCAGCTCTAAGCAGCTATGGATTCGCTCGAACGGCAGCACGATGATCAGCTCCTTTGTCGATACGCTGATCTTCTGCACGATTGCTTTTGCCGGAACCTATGACATGAAGGTGTGGACCGAGATTCTGCTGACCACCTACCTGTCCAAGTTCATCCTCACGGCCGCCGGCACGCCGGTGCTGTATCTGGGCCGTTCCTTCAAATTTGCCGAAGAAGAGCATAAGCCTGTTATCCGGGAGTAA
- a CDS encoding Xaa-Pro peptidase family protein — MNAALQQMEQDMAAASLDALLVTDPKHVYYLTGFASNPHERFLGLLLIRGEEPVLIVPALDAEAAHAASSVKTILTHSDTDNPYALLKSRFGSVSPGSIGIEKEHFSVSRYELLAEAVAAGSYQDIGHLLRAMRAVKTPEEVRIMKHAAELVEEVLRRGLAHVKAGVSEIELVAELEYLMKKVGASGPSFDTMVLSGPNTALPHGVPGERLIQPGDLLMFDLGVYAGGYASDITRTFAVGEVDSRLRDIYNAVLAANEAGIAASVAGASFGSVDKAARDVIEAAGYGEYFMHRVGHGLGMDTHEYPSLHGLNTDIIQNGNVFTVEPGIYVPGLGGVRIEDDVLVTAEGPQTLTRFPKEWTVLNL; from the coding sequence ATGAATGCAGCTCTGCAACAAATGGAGCAGGACATGGCAGCCGCAAGCCTGGATGCCCTGCTCGTAACCGATCCCAAGCATGTGTACTATTTGACGGGCTTTGCCAGCAACCCGCATGAACGTTTTCTCGGCCTGCTGCTGATCCGGGGGGAAGAACCGGTGCTGATCGTTCCGGCGCTGGACGCCGAAGCCGCACATGCCGCTTCCTCAGTGAAGACGATTCTGACACACAGCGACACGGACAACCCGTACGCTCTGCTGAAGTCACGCTTCGGCAGCGTTAGTCCGGGCAGCATTGGCATCGAGAAGGAACACTTCTCCGTCAGCCGGTATGAGCTCCTCGCAGAAGCGGTCGCTGCCGGTTCCTACCAGGATATCGGCCATCTGCTCCGGGCGATGCGCGCGGTCAAGACCCCGGAGGAAGTGCGTATCATGAAGCATGCCGCCGAGCTGGTGGAGGAGGTTCTAAGGCGCGGCCTGGCGCATGTCAAAGCCGGAGTCAGTGAGATTGAACTGGTAGCGGAGCTGGAGTATCTGATGAAAAAAGTCGGCGCCTCCGGCCCCTCCTTCGACACGATGGTGCTGTCCGGTCCGAACACGGCCCTGCCGCACGGTGTACCGGGCGAACGCCTTATTCAGCCGGGCGATCTGCTGATGTTCGACCTCGGTGTGTATGCCGGAGGCTACGCTTCCGATATTACCCGCACCTTCGCGGTAGGCGAAGTGGACAGCAGACTGCGTGATATATACAATGCTGTGCTTGCTGCCAATGAAGCGGGCATTGCCGCCTCCGTGGCCGGAGCGTCCTTCGGTTCTGTCGACAAGGCGGCACGTGATGTGATTGAAGCCGCAGGTTACGGGGAGTATTTCATGCACCGTGTCGGACACGGGCTGGGCATGGACACCCATGAATATCCTTCGTTGCACGGGCTCAATACGGATATCATCCAGAACGGCAACGTCTTCACTGTTGAGCCGGGGATTTATGTGCCGGGTCTCGGCGGTGTGCGCATTGAGGATGATGTGCTAGTCACCGCAGAAGGTCCGCAGACGCTGACCCGCTTCCCCAAAGAATGGACAGTGCTTAACCTGTAA